DNA from Candidatus Scalindua japonica:
GCGTGCGAATGTGTTAACAACACAGCATCCAACCTTTTTACACCGTTTTTCAAACACTGTATACGTAACTCGGTTGCCGCATCTATAAGTATATTATATTCTCCTTCCGATATAACTATCGAGGAACGGGTCCTGGAATTTTTTGGATTGTCAGAGGTACAGACACGACACTCACACCCTACCATAGGCACACCGTATGATGTTCCTGTACCGAGAAACGTAATCTTCATATCTTTATTGCACTCCACCTCCCTTTTCTGGAGAGTATGTATACGGCAACAGCACGAAGTATCCAATCGAGCGCTGCGCCGAACCAGATGCCGGCAAGCCCCCATTCTAACACAATTCCAAAGAGATAAGCAACGGGCAAGTGAAAACATAATGTTCCCACTATTGTAACAATCATGGGGCTAAATGTGTCTCCGGCACCACGTAAGCCACCGGCGTATACCATATAAATCGCAAGAGCCGGCTGTTCTATCGCAGCGATCATCACACAATAAGTGCTGAGAGCCAGGACATCCTGCTCCGGATGAAAAACATTTGCCATTGGCCTGGCAAATGCCAGGAAAATAAACGAGAAGAACCCCATTAATACCAGTGCAATCTGACAATTTTTCTTCATACTTAACTTTGCCAGGTCCGGTTTATTAGCGCCAAGACTTTGCCCCACAATCGTGGTGGTAGCGACTCCTAATGCAAAACCCGGCATAAATGAAATGGCCTCTATCCTAATGGCAATCTGGTGTGCAGCAAGTGAAACCGTACCTAACATTGCAACTATTTTAATAAAAAAGAGATAACCCAACTGGGTCAGTGAAGCATCTAACGTTGCGGGAAATGAAATCCTCAAAATTCTTTTAATAATAGACATGTTTACATCAACAATATGTTTAACGCCAATTGTTAAAATACTCCTCCTGCTCAGAAGTCGGTACATAATCAGTAAAGCGCCAGTTGTATAAGCTATTGATGTCGCCCATGCTGCCCCGGCTACCTCCATACGCGGAAAGAACCATATACCGAATATAAGGAGCCAGTTAAATAATATGTTTACACAGTTTGTTACAAGTGTAATAAACATGGGTGTCCTCGTATCTCCGGCTCCCCTGAAAACTGATGTCCCGGTCAGGATAATCAACCGGAAAATAAAGAAACTCAGGACTATCTTAAGATATTGCGACCCGAGAAAGACCACATTTTCCTCAGCGCTCATCAAGACAAGAATATTATCGGCGAAGTAAAATATGAAAGGGCTGACGGTACAGCCAAAAACAAGTGTAATGAGAAGAGACTGACCCGCTACTTTCCTCGCCTCATCTTTCTGATTTGCACCAAAATCTCTCGCCACAAGCGCCGTAGTTCCGACATTAAGGGCAGTAAATACCATTGCAACAATAAAGCCCAACGCACCTGCCAACCCGACTGCAGCAACAGGAACAGTACCTAACCTGCCTACCATGATAATATCTACGATGAAGACTGCCAGGTGCAAGACATTCTCCAACGCTACAGGGAGCGCTAATCTGATTATATTTTTATTTAGCTCCTTTTTTGTTAACTCCATAAGGTCTTATTCAAATTGAAATTAAGGTTGACAACAACCAATACAACCATTAGAATTTTCTACTAAATTTATACTTGAATTGTCAGATGATATTAGAAAATAAATACTTATGCAAAGTAATTTCATAAAGATTCCTGCCTTATTCACTTTTTCTGAATATACCATCCTTTTCAATACAATAGAGTACTTGATTTTGTGTTATTTATTAGAAATTTCTCAGATTAAAAGGTTGTAAATGTATACAGGCATAGATATTATTGAAATTAAAAGGATAGAAAAACTCTTTGGATCACACAAAAATTTTATAAAAAGAGTTTATACCTCTGATGAAGTCGAATATTGTCAGTCCAGAAAAAACTGTTTTCAACATTTTGCAGTACGTTTTGCGTCAAAAGAAGCTGTTCTCAAGGCCTTTGGAACAGGCTTGAGAGACAGATTGAAGTGGACTGATATTGAGACGCTGAATGACGAGTTGGGAAAACCTTACGTAAATCTATATGGCAGAGCTAAAGAACTTGCATCTGAGAAGAAAATCGGCGAGATTTCTGTCTCATTATCACATTGTAAAGAGTATGCCGTTGCACATGCACTATTAATACCTGGTGAATCTCAGGAATAAAAAAAATGAAAACCTCTCTTTCGACAGGAGTCCAACGCTGGAATCCTCTCGAAAGAGAGGCTAGTCATGTTTGTTATAACAAATGACAGCTATATTAGTTAGCTAGTGAAAGGTGCTAATTTGAAAAAAATAATTCTTATAAATCCTCATCCTATAGGTAACGTAGGCGAGGAAAACGTTTCAGTACTAAACCAAATGCCCGTGAACCTGGGATATCTGAAGGCATTAACACCCGATGACTGGGAAGTAGATATAATAGATGAAACCCAGGAGCTGGCGGTAGATGAAAAAGGTGAAAATGTCTGTTTCGATAAAACAAATGTCGTCCTGGTTGGAATAACGTCCGTCAGCTATCAGGCAAACAGGGCATACCAGATCGCCACCGCATGCAAAAAGAATGGAATTCCCGTAATAATGGGTGGAGTACATGCTACAAGTTATCCTGAAGAGGCGGCCCAATACGTTGACTCTGTAGTAATAAGAGAAGCAGTTCCGATATGGGAAGAGATAATCTCTGATTTTGAAAATAACGAACTTAAACCGACTTATGATGGCGGCCTGACCCCTATGGAAACATATAAGGGGCTACTACCAGATAGAAAGTTTTTGACTGACAAGTACAAATATCGGTACTCTGGCATTATTACAACTGCCGGCTGTCCGTTTAGCTGCGAGTTCTGTTCAGTTCCACAGTTCCAGGGAAGAAAGTACAGAGAAAGGCCAATAGATGATGTTCTGAATGAGCTTGAAGCGATAAAGGGGCAGTATAGAGGCCTCATACTTACAGATGAAAATTTCTACGGTCATAGTAAGAAATCTTACGAAAGGGTCAGAAACCTTTTTAAGGGGATGGTTGATAGAAAAATTTATCAGAACTGGTTCGGGTTTACTTCGTTGAATATTTATCAGGATGACGAAACACTGGAATATATGGCAAAGAGCGGATGTGTAGGTGTACTCATTGGTATTGAATCTATAAATGAAGACGCGTTAAAATCGATGAACAAGGGAGTTAACCTCCGCATAACAATTGAAAAATACAGGGAAGCGGTAGCAAATATAAGGAAGCATGGACTTGCTGTCTGGGGGACCATGGTCTTTGGAAACGACAATGATACACCTGATACATTTAAAGATGTCGTTGATTTTATATTAGATGCAAAGATCGACATAATGACCTGTGGCTTATTGTGTCCATTTATCAATACACCGTTACAAAAAAGGCTTGATGATGATAACAGGTTGTTCAGGACCAACTTCCCGGAAGACTGGATCTATTATACATCGCACCATTTAACCTATGTTTTGTCTAAGCTCACACTTCAGGAATTTATTGATGGCATAGAGTACGTTTACAACAATATATATTCGACCGATGTAATAAGAAAAAAATTCAGAGAAGCAAAAGATGAACTCAACAACCTGAATGCCGCAATGTTCGCGTTCAGAGTTAATCTTGACTGGCAGGAGGTTTATAAACATCTGTTAGAAAACCTGAGAGAACTGCAGGCTTCAGGAGATTATGAGAGAGCCGTGGAACGGTACGAATCTCAGAAGGCCAAAACAAACCCGGACATGGCAGATATGAAGACGTGAAATTGTTGATTAGCGTTATTAGACTTCGGCTCCTCCCATTGTGACGTCGCTTTGAGCGTTCATCGGGACTTGATCCCGAACGGAGTCGAAGGATGAATATTGTCGCTTGGTAGTATAGTTTGTTTCTTAAAATTAAAAAACCAAAGAATAAATCCCCACTCCCCGGACAAACTGCGCTGAGGACTTTACTCCACTTTTGCGAAGAGAGAATAAGGGGGATTTACTTTTTGTGATAATGTGGTCAGAATAGTTTGAGTACTGAAGAATCATGTATTTTCTGAATTTTTCCAAAGGATATTAAAATGCCGAGAGTTGTTGTTACCGGTTTAGGATTAGTCATTGCCAATGGTATTGGTGTTACAAATGCATGGAATGCACTCATGAACGGTAAAGACGGCACGGCGGCATTAACATCTTTCGACACATCAAAATACAAAGTTCATCGTGCGTGTGAAGTAAAAAATTTCAGAATTGACACTGTTTTTGAAAACGAAACCACGGCAAACACGATACATAAGTACACATACACTGCCGCAAAAGAAGCATTGATAGATAGTGGATTGAGTGATTTAGCAGGGTACAACAGAGAAAAATTTGGTATCGCTATCGGAACTTTAGCCGGAGAACTACCTCCATTTGAACACCTGTTGCGCAATGCACCTGAAGACAAAGCCAACGGCTTTGATATGGGTGTTGCACTAACGTATCCGCCATCTTCTATCACCACACTACTCTCAGAAGATTTTGGTTTTGAAGGGCCTAATATGGTATCACTTAATGCCTGTTCTTCCGGCAACCATGCTATCGCCTGGGCTTTAGACCTTTTATATGAAGGAAAAGTTGATGTAATGCTGGTAGGTGGAGGTGAGCTTATCCCGCAAACAGAGTTTACACATTTTCATAATCTGAAAGCGCTGGCGCCTGAAAAATGCCAGCCATTTGATAAAGAGAGAAAAGGTCTGATAATTGGAGAAGGCTCGGGAATAATGGTATTGGAAACACTTGATTTCGCATCAAAAAGAAACGCTCAAATTTATGCTGAATTGAAGGGATATGGTATGAGCTGTGACGGACATCATATGACAGCACCCCATCCCGAAGGAGCGGGCGCAAAAGTGGCTATGTCAAATGCACTTTCCATGGCCAATATGTCTTACAAGGATGTAGACTACATCAATGCGCATGGAACAGGAACACCATTAAATGACAGAATGGAGACAATGGCAATAAAATCAATTTTTAAGGAACGGGCAAATGAAATAGCAGTCAGCTCTATAAAATCTATGATAGGCCACACAATGGGTGCGGCAAGCGCTATAGAATCTGTCGTCAGCTGCCTGGCAATTAAAAATAACGCAATTCCACCTACCACACACTATGAAACACCTGATCCAGAGTGTGATCTGGACTATGTACCGAATGAGGGACGCGAAACAGAAGTTAACTGTGTTATAAATAACTCCTTCGCCTTTGGTGGGAACAATGTCACGAATATTTTCAGTAGATTATAGATGAATAAAAAAGCAGTAATTACCGGTATTGGAATTGTATCTCCCTTGGGTATTGGACATCAGGATTTCTGGAACAATCTTGTTTCCGGCAATTCCGCAATAGCGCCGATGGAATGCCTTGATCTTTCAAGGTATGAATGTAAAAACGGAGCTGAAGTTAAAGGTTTAAACCCGGAAGAATATTTAGGTCGTAAAGGTTTAAGATATCTAAATAAAGGAACAAAGTTTCTTGGTTCCAGCGCTAAGCTGGCAGTAGATGACGCAAATCTTGAAATAGATGAAGAGTTGGCAAACCATACCGGAATTCTCATTGGTTCTTCCCTCGGAAATTTCTCACAGACAACCGATTACTTTCATGATATAATCAGGAAAGGCCCGGCGGAACTTTCACCCATGCAGAGCTACGATGTAGCCCTCAACTCTTCCATTAACTACGTATCTGTCTTCTTCAAGATGAAGAGTTTCGCAAGGACTATCTCGTCCGGCTTTACGTCGGGTACAGACGCAATTGGTAATGCCGTTAAACTTATTCAGAATGGGAAAGCAAAGGTAATTATTACCGGTGGAGTTGAACAGATCTCATTAGATTTATACATGATATTTTATATGAGGAAAATGCTGGCTGGATCAAGTAATATTGGAAATGAGATCAGCATGCCTTTCGATAAAAGAAGAGACGGTTTTATTATGAGTGAAGGCAGCTATGTATTTGTGATGGAAGAGTATGATCACGCAGTAAGTCGCAGGGCAAAGATATATGGTGAAGTTTCAGGCTTTGGAAGTCTCTTTTCAGGCAGCAGAAAAAGCGACAATGAAAAAAGAGTTAAGAAAGCCCGGAACACGATGAAATTGTGTATCGAGGATGCAGGGGTTTCTACGAATGATATAGATTTGATTAATGCGAACGGAAATTCAGGCAAGCAGTCAGACCTCATAGAAGCAAAGGCGATCATTGGATTATTTGGAGAGAAAGGAGAAGAAATCCCTGTGCACACCGTTAAATCGACATTAGGAGAAAGTTACGGTGCATCTGGTGCAGCACAGACAGCATCTGCCTTATTATCCATAAACAATGGCCTGATACCTGCTACCATTAATTGTGAAGAAAAAGACCCTGAATGCAATTTGAATGTAGTTAAAGAAAAACTTGAAAAAGATGTAAATACAGTGCTTATAAACTCATTTGATCTATCAGGCAATAATTCATGCCTGGTTGTTAAGAAAGCATAGCATTGTCATTCCTGCTTTCCAGTCCCCGCCAGAATGCAAGTCGGACTGGTGAACGATTCATCCGGACAGGCAAACAGCCTTTATTGTAATACGGCTCGTTTCGGAAACAAGCCCTACAATTTACAAACAATCTAATACATTATGAACAAATTATTCGAACCAATAAATATCGGCAGCTTAGAAGTCAAAAACCGGATCGCCATGTCAGCTATGGATCTTGGCTTTACCTCAGACGGTTCAATAAACAAACGTTTTATAGATTTCTATGTAGAAAGGGCCCGTGGCGGAGTGGGTTTGATTGTAGTAGGCGGATGCTATCCGGAAATGACTGGCAAGGTATGGAAGAGCATAATTGGCCTGGATAAGGATGAATATATACCCGGTTTAAAAAAACTAACCGATAGGATACACAAACATGATACTATGGTTGCGGCACAAATACTTCATGGTGGGAGAAGTGCGTCTTCATTTTTCTCAAAGACTCACCCTGTATCACCATCAAGCCTGTCACACGTCAACATAAAACAGAAACCACATGTCCTGACCATCCCTGAAATAAAGAAGGTAATAGATGGTTATGTTGCTGCAACAATAAGAGTAAAAAAGGGTGGGTTTGACGCGGTTGAGATTCATGGTGGTATGGGTTACCTTATCAACCAGTTTCTCTCTAAAGCTACGAATAAGAGAAAGGACAGATATGGCGGTAGTCTCAAAAACCGCATTAGGTTTGCGAAAGAGATTATTGAGGCCATAAAGAAAAAAGCCGGAAAGAGGTATCCAGTAATCTTTCGGATGTCAGGTGCAGATTTTGTAGACGAAGGCCTCCAGATAGATGAGAGCATTGAGATAGCGAAAGAGTTGGAAAAAGCTGGTGTGGATGCGTTTAATGTTTCCCCCGGCTGGCATGAAAGCCGCACTCCAATCATGCTTATGGCCATACCCAGAATGGCTTATATCTTTCTGTCTGAAAAGATTAAGGATCACGTAAACGTACCGGTTATAGGATCAGTGAGGATAAATGACCTGGCCCTGGCCGAAAAAGTTATAGACAACAATCGTGCAGATATTGTTTCAATAGGAAGGCCATTAATTGCTGACCCTGAATTACCAAAAAAATATAAGAAGAGACTATTTGATGATATCAGAAAATGTATCGCCTGTAATCAGGGATGTTTTGACTCTTTATTAAATTTCAAATCGGTCAGTTGCTTATATAATGTCAGAGCTGGTAAAGAGAGTAAATCCAAGGTCAGGAAAGCGAAAAAGAGAAAAAAAGTAATGGTTATTGGTGGTGGACCGGGAGGTATGGAGGCAGCAAGGATTGCAGCGTTAAGAGGACATGACGTACATCTGTTTGAAAAAACAGATACGCTTGGTGGTCAATTGAAATATGCTTATATCCCTCCGGGTAGAGAAGAGATAGAGAATGTTGTCACATTCCTGGCAAACCAGATAAGAAAACTAGATGTAAACATAGAGCTTTCTACAAAAGTAGATACAAAAACGATTAATAATCTGAAGCCCGATGTTGTAGTCGTAGCGACAGGTGGAAGCCCTCTTATTCCGAAAATTTCCGGTGTTAAAGAGAAAAATGTTGTTGTGGCCGAGGATGTATTTGATAATAAGGTAAAGGTTGGTGAAGACGTCGTCATCATTGGAGGAGGTACAATCGGCTGTGAAATTGCACTACACACCGCAAAGATGGGTGCAATGGAACCGGAAGTCGCCTGCTTCCTTTTGAAGAACAGAGTTATAAATGGGGAAGAGGCCGTAGAACTCACGTCAAAGGGAAAACGAAACATCACCATCCTGGAAATGAAAAATAAAATAGGAGGAAGATTCGGTATTTCAACAAGATGGGTTATCTTAAAACAGGTAGAAGATGCCGGTATCAAAAGTATAACAGGGATCAAAGTAAAGAATATATCGACTAAATCTAAACAAAAAAAAGAGAAAGATAAAGTCTGCGTAACTTTTGAACAAGAAAGTAAAGATACTAAGATTTTTGCGGATACGGTTATCATTGCCGCAGGATACAAATCCAATCAGGATATCACAAAAAAACTAAATGGTAAGATTGATGAATTATATAAAATAGGCGATTGTGTAGAGGTGAGAACTGCACTCGAAGCAATCCATGAAGGGTTTGAAGTTGGATTGAAGATTTAACATAATAGCAGCATGGGTGGTATGGGAAAAACTTGTTTGTCCGTGTAATGCATTGATAATTTTCACATTTAACACTGCAAAGAGTAATAGGGATTTAAAAAAATATGAAAGATATTCGAATGAACCGTGGTGATAACTCTGGTTATGACCATCTGGGATTTGAAGAGATAGAGGCTGATAACGGCAAGACAATCGGGGTAATTTACCTTAACAAACCTGATAGGAACTCTCTGGGTTCCTGGCTACTTGACGCTATATATGATAAGATGGACCAGTACGAAAACAATGAGAAAGTTGGCGCCATTATTATTGCCAGTAAGTTAAGAGGTGTATTCTGTGACGGTGTAGATCGCGAAGAGTTATTCGGATCATGGATTTCAGATCTGGTAGCAAAGAAAGACTACGAAAGATTCCATCGCTCCTACGAGATGCTTGTAGAAATGGAAAATTGCCAGAAACCGGTTATTGCCGCAATTAATGGAATTGCAATAGGAGCCGGGATTGAACTTGCAATGCTATGTGACTTGCGTATCGCATCAGAACGTGCATTCTTTAATTTACCGGAAGCCAAACCGCAACTTGGCATTATTCCCGCACTGGGAACAACACAACGTTTACCTCGATTAATTGGTCACGCGCGAGCAAAAGAGATGTTGTTTCTTGGTAATATGGTCCGAGCAAAAACTGCTCTGGAATGGGGTCTGGTCAATCAGGTAGTACCACACAATGAGCTTTTAAAGAAAGCGATAGATATGGCAAAGGTGCTGTTAGAAAGAGAGACTGGAGTACTCATAGAAATGAAAAAATGTGTCAACTTTGCTGGTGAGAATGATATTACAAAAGGCCTGGAATACGAGGTCGGTATATTTGCTGATATGATGCGGTCTAAGCTGTCGGCAAAGAATACCGCTCCCTTCCAAACTACTTAGTCAGACGGAAAGGCACAAAGTGAGCAATGCATAAACTTAAATGCAAAATATGATTTTTTATTAATAATAATTTCCTGGAGGTGATACTATGAGTAACAAGACGGCAATAGTAACAGGCGGTACAAGAGGTATAGGTAAAGCAATCACACTTGAACTGGCAAAAAGTGGTTACAATGTCGCCTTCAACTATAGCAAAAGTGATGACCTGGCAAAAGAACTTGTAAAAGAGATAGAAGGACTCGGAGTCAAGGCCATGGCAAAGAAGGCAGATGTATCGAACTTTGAAAGTGCTAAAACAATGGTTAAAGAAGTTAAGGATGAATTCGGCCAGATCGATATTCTTGTCAACAACGCTGGAATAACAAGGGACAAACTCCTCGCCCTGATGAAAGAGGACGACTGGGATGATGTAATAAACATTAATCTGAAGAGTGTCTATAACTTCTCCAAGGCGGTAATTATGACCATGATCAAACAGAAGAGCGGAAACATACTCAATATAACCTCTGTCAGCGGTATTGCGGGTGTTGCGGGCCAGGCCAATTACTCTGCTTCCAAAGCAGGAATGATAGGCTTCACAAAAGCCCTTGCAAAAGAAGTTGGTAAGGCAAAAATTAATGTTAACGCCATTGCATGCGGGTTCGTAGAAACAGACATGACCTCTGAACTTCCTGAAGAGTACAAGCAGAAGATGATAGATATGACTGCCCTGAAGCGATTCGGTACAACTGATGATGTCGCAAAAACAGCAATGTTCATGCTTTCAGATGGTGCAAAATATATTACAGGCCAGGTATTGTCTATCGATGGTGGGTTGGCGTTATAATTTAAACAGGTAGCTATTTCTTGAACTAAACTCAGCTTTTACAGAATTAACAACAATAATTTGTTTAATAAAATCCTTGTAATCTTTGTTTATCTGTGTCTAAAATCAAAATTTCCCTGTGGTTACAAAAAGGCAGAAAGGAGTTTATACAAAAATGCTCTTCTTACTTAAAGTTCAAATACAAAAAATACCCGATATGCCGGTAAAGGATTTTCTGGGATTTGTAGTCAAGGAGTGGGAATATTTTATCAGGATGAGAAAAAGGGGCAGGATCCTTGCCGGTGGGAAACTGGCAGGAAGCAGAGGCGCCGCGGCTATTATTGAAGTCGATTCGAACGAAGATCTTGACCAACTCGTAACCAACCTGCCGCTCTTCCCATTTTTCACAGACATAGAGATAACCCCACTAGTGCCTACTGACAAGGCTTTACTTGATGTCAAACGAATCCATTCACTTATGAAGTAATGAGACAACATTGACGTTACGGGTTGCATGTTGCGAGTTAAGAGATTTTATTTAATACACCAGGGTGTAAAACACCAAAGCCGAGTATAGCGCATAGCGCAATTCTCGGAAAATTATAAAGTGACTGGCACCTATGTAAAAGTGCCCTGTATGATACCAATATTCCTTGTAGGTCAGGTTTCTATACTTGAAGTAATCCTGAAATTCCAAAAGTCAATTTGTAATGGTTATATATACAATGAGAACTAGATGAAACGTACATTTGATTATAAGATAGGAGTAATCTCAGACACACATGGCCTCGTTAGACAAAGCGTCGTTAAATCATTTAATGACGTTGATTTGATTGTACACGCTGGAGATATAGGGACACATGAGGCACTTGACACTCTAAAGACTATTGCCAATGTGTATCCGGTCCGAGGAAATGTAGATGGTGGTACATGGAGTAAAACGCTGCCTTTTACCGAAGTGGTACAAGTGGGTGAAATATATTTATATCTCCTTCACAATCTGGATTCACTTGATCTGGACCCTGCGGCAGCAGGATTTCAAGTGGTCATCAGCGGCCATTCGCATATACCTAAAATAGAGAAGCAAAACGATATCCTCTTTATTAACCCAGGAAGTGCCGGTCCAAGACGATTTGACTTCCCGATATCTATTGCATTTTTGTATATACAAGGAAGCTCAGTAGAAGTAGAGATAGTAGAGTTAAAAGAATAAAAAAATTTATTTTTCTTAATTGGACGATGCAATCTGGATTATCGGTATGGATAAAAGCCTGGTTAAGGTTGTTAAAGAATGTGGGGGTGGAGTTTAAATAACGAGTTAAACAAAAAGAAGATGTAGTCGCTTAAAGTGAACGTTTGTCTCTACTCTGGTTAAACTGAACTTGATGTCTATGTCTTTTGTTTTACCTCCAATATTTTCAAAACCTTCTTTGCTTCTTCTCTTGCTTCTTCGAAAGAATTGGGGAAATAATCTACAAGCTTATGAAAATATTGATTCATATGTTCAAAATCCTTTGCTACTTCATCCTCAGTAAATTCGAGTACTTTTTTATAATAATCTATTGCAGTAGTATATTCACTTTTCCGATCATACATTTCACCTAATGCCAGGTAGAGAAGAGGGTTATTTGGTGCAAGCTCAATCCCTCTGTTTAATAGTTCTTTCGCCTTGTCATATTCTTTCTTTTCCCCATACATAAAACTAATGATACCGAGAACATATATATCTTTGTCATTTAACTCCAATGCCTTCAAATAATAATCTTTAGCTTTACTAAATGAAGCAGCAGCAGATGATTTCATAAATAAGCCCATCATTTGCTGCATCATAGCATTTTTTATATAAGCATCTCCGCTAACAATATAGTTTCTATAATCTTTCGGAAAACGTTCAACAAGCTGGTCAATAAGATCAAGATTACCACTATTAAATATTATATTAATAATCTCTTCATGATTGCGTTCATAATCCATTGCTTCAATGCAACAAATTGTCTTAGATTCGCAATGCTCATATTCATCTTGATCCAGAATCAGCTTCTCCAGATTATTCAACGCTCTTGTTTGAGCACATCCCATTAATGAAACTAAAATAGTTATAATGCCCGCTACAGTTCCAAATTTTGATAAATAGTTTTTCATCATTAACACATTATCAATCGTTAGTAGATTCCAGTAAAAAGTCGTAACAGTTATCTCTGATTTCAGGATTTGCTCGGTGCTTCATTGCGTCACGAGGATGTTGGTTAAGGTGACCGCTGATTCCATAAATATCATTGAATCCCCACTCAATTTCATCACGCAACGGCACCATGGTCTCCTGTATCATCTTATATATTGGCCTCACATCAAACTTCGGATTCTTCAGAAAATTAAGCAAGAGCTCGATATTACAGTTTCCTGCTCCACGACCGATACCGTTTATAGTCGCATCAAGTAAGTTTACACCATCTATAATCGCTTGCTGGGTATTTGAAAAAGCCAGTTGCTGGTTATTGTGGGCATGAAACCCGAGTTCCTTATCAGGCGCATGCTCCTTATAAAGCTGCAGATAGCTGGTTACCTGTTCTGAATAGAAAGCCCCAAAGCTATCCACCAGATAGAGGTAGTCAACCTCTTTTGCTCCATTTACCTGTTGCAGAGCTTCAATCAGATCAGTCTCGATAGCGGCAGAAGACGCCATAAGGTTAATAGTTGTCTGATAGCCAAGGTCTTTACTTCGTTTTACCAGATCCAGCCCTTTATCGACATCCGTAACATAGCAGGCTGTACGCACCATCCCGACAACACTCTGTTCTGCGGGAAGTAGTGCGGAAATATTTACTCTATCCACATCATACATCACCGCTACGACAGGAGGGTTCTCGCACTCATGGGAGTCAACGATATTTTTGATATCATCTTCATCACAGAAGTTCCATTTGCCGTATTTTTCCCGAGTATATTCATCACTCACACAAAGTTTTTTACCAATCTCCATGATATCGATACCACTATCACAGGCCGCGCGATAAGCCGCCTTAACAAAATCATCTTTGAAATTGTAATTGTTTATAAGCCCTCCATCTCTGACAGTACAATCTAAAACCTTAATTTTTTCTCGAAACATCTTCTCTGCTCCCGGTATAATACCTTATATCTGCAACTGAAAAATATAAACTTTACATAATAACGTAAACGGACATAAAAAAACAAGTGAGAAATAGATGCATATCACCTATTCAGTAATATTTAATTTGTATTTTATAGAACTCATGATAATATCTTGACTATAAAAAGAGAGAATATAATATAGCAAAGTTGTTGTTTTAAGTCATGAATAACTCGAATATAAAGAAAAGTAACAGTGCAAAAGG
Protein-coding regions in this window:
- a CDS encoding MATE family efflux transporter codes for the protein MELTKKELNKNIIRLALPVALENVLHLAVFIVDIIMVGRLGTVPVAAVGLAGALGFIVAMVFTALNVGTTALVARDFGANQKDEARKVAGQSLLITLVFGCTVSPFIFYFADNILVLMSAEENVVFLGSQYLKIVLSFFIFRLIILTGTSVFRGAGDTRTPMFITLVTNCVNILFNWLLIFGIWFFPRMEVAGAAWATSIAYTTGALLIMYRLLSRRSILTIGVKHIVDVNMSIIKRILRISFPATLDASLTQLGYLFFIKIVAMLGTVSLAAHQIAIRIEAISFMPGFALGVATTTIVGQSLGANKPDLAKLSMKKNCQIALVLMGFFSFIFLAFARPMANVFHPEQDVLALSTYCVMIAAIEQPALAIYMVYAGGLRGAGDTFSPMIVTIVGTLCFHLPVAYLFGIVLEWGLAGIWFGAALDWILRAVAVYILSRKGRWSAIKI
- the acpS gene encoding holo-ACP synthase, whose product is MYTGIDIIEIKRIEKLFGSHKNFIKRVYTSDEVEYCQSRKNCFQHFAVRFASKEAVLKAFGTGLRDRLKWTDIETLNDELGKPYVNLYGRAKELASEKKIGEISVSLSHCKEYAVAHALLIPGESQE
- a CDS encoding B12-binding domain-containing radical SAM protein — its product is MKKIILINPHPIGNVGEENVSVLNQMPVNLGYLKALTPDDWEVDIIDETQELAVDEKGENVCFDKTNVVLVGITSVSYQANRAYQIATACKKNGIPVIMGGVHATSYPEEAAQYVDSVVIREAVPIWEEIISDFENNELKPTYDGGLTPMETYKGLLPDRKFLTDKYKYRYSGIITTAGCPFSCEFCSVPQFQGRKYRERPIDDVLNELEAIKGQYRGLILTDENFYGHSKKSYERVRNLFKGMVDRKIYQNWFGFTSLNIYQDDETLEYMAKSGCVGVLIGIESINEDALKSMNKGVNLRITIEKYREAVANIRKHGLAVWGTMVFGNDNDTPDTFKDVVDFILDAKIDIMTCGLLCPFINTPLQKRLDDDNRLFRTNFPEDWIYYTSHHLTYVLSKLTLQEFIDGIEYVYNNIYSTDVIRKKFREAKDELNNLNAAMFAFRVNLDWQEVYKHLLENLRELQASGDYERAVERYESQKAKTNPDMADMKT
- a CDS encoding beta-ketoacyl-[acyl-carrier-protein] synthase family protein — its product is MPRVVVTGLGLVIANGIGVTNAWNALMNGKDGTAALTSFDTSKYKVHRACEVKNFRIDTVFENETTANTIHKYTYTAAKEALIDSGLSDLAGYNREKFGIAIGTLAGELPPFEHLLRNAPEDKANGFDMGVALTYPPSSITTLLSEDFGFEGPNMVSLNACSSGNHAIAWALDLLYEGKVDVMLVGGGELIPQTEFTHFHNLKALAPEKCQPFDKERKGLIIGEGSGIMVLETLDFASKRNAQIYAELKGYGMSCDGHHMTAPHPEGAGAKVAMSNALSMANMSYKDVDYINAHGTGTPLNDRMETMAIKSIFKERANEIAVSSIKSMIGHTMGAASAIESVVSCLAIKNNAIPPTTHYETPDPECDLDYVPNEGRETEVNCVINNSFAFGGNNVTNIFSRL
- a CDS encoding beta-ketoacyl-[acyl-carrier-protein] synthase family protein, translated to MNKKAVITGIGIVSPLGIGHQDFWNNLVSGNSAIAPMECLDLSRYECKNGAEVKGLNPEEYLGRKGLRYLNKGTKFLGSSAKLAVDDANLEIDEELANHTGILIGSSLGNFSQTTDYFHDIIRKGPAELSPMQSYDVALNSSINYVSVFFKMKSFARTISSGFTSGTDAIGNAVKLIQNGKAKVIITGGVEQISLDLYMIFYMRKMLAGSSNIGNEISMPFDKRRDGFIMSEGSYVFVMEEYDHAVSRRAKIYGEVSGFGSLFSGSRKSDNEKRVKKARNTMKLCIEDAGVSTNDIDLINANGNSGKQSDLIEAKAIIGLFGEKGEEIPVHTVKSTLGESYGASGAAQTASALLSINNGLIPATINCEEKDPECNLNVVKEKLEKDVNTVLINSFDLSGNNSCLVVKKA